The genomic window CCTAATTGAATTGTAAATGTCTGAAAGTTTATAAATAAATAAAACCAATAATCCAATTAATAAGGTGTATTCTGCTATAGGAACATATAAGGATGGGACTACTATTTCATAAATTTTATTGTAATTCTTTATTATCCCTATAATTCCTATTATTATTGAAAGAGATCCTAGGGTGTAGAGGATAAGAATATCTTTCCTTTCCAAGACTCTTATCAATTGCCCTACAAATATCCCAAATCCAATGACTAATGGTGGTGTTGATAAAGATGCAAATCTTATCCCTTTAGTTGATGCATAGAGAGTAACAACTAGCCAAAGAGATAATAGTAGAGAGTATTTTATATCTATTTTCAAAGATCCATATCTTAATGATATAAATGAGAAGATAATTCCCAATATTCCAAAAATTGCTAATAATGGAGAACCTACTGAAGCAGTAAATATCTCTTCCCAAGATTCTGGTTTTTCTAACTCTGCTACCGTTGTATAGACGTTTGGCCAACCTGTAGAAAGTTGATAAGTTGATAAAACTTGTTGATAACCTACAGGACTTAGGAAAGGTGAGAGGATCATATTTGCTCCATATATTATTCCTAACAAAATTAATGACCCAAAAATATAGAAAGCTGTCATATATAAAACATTTTTAAAATTACCAGTTAAAATAAATCTGAAATCATATCTTTCAAATATTTTTATGGCTATTAAATAGATTATGAAAAATATCATAATAACATCAAATCCATACCACCAACCTCCCCACATCTTCGGAGCTAAAGCTGTTGTTATTATAGCTAAAGTTAAGAATATTTCAAAAGGAATTGTCTCATTTCTTATTTTTTTAATAATTATTATAACTATTCCAAATAGTAAGAGCATAAAAGACAACATATAGAAAATCTCTGTAGCAAAAACAGTAATTTCTCCTTCAGATATATTAAGATAAGCCCCTAAAATAGCTTCAACAATTAATGACACTATTACAAATAATGAAAATATATTTTTAAAGTTTCTATTAAATATCTCTGTTTTATCCTGATAATGAAGAGCTTCTAATATAAACCATACTATATATAATATTGGTAGAACTTCAAATATTGGAGTGTCGGCGAATCCTGCACATGTTTTATATAATAAAGATGGAGCTGTTATTAATGCTATAGCTCCCACAGCTGATCCTATATAGCTATTAGTTACTCTTCTGATTATGAAAAATATGGGGATAGGTAATAACATAGATAAAACTGCTGGAACCCAAAAGGCAGCATTCATTATAGAAACAGTGTTATCAATAGAGTGCCAAATATAATAAAGAGCTAAATTAGTCAAACAAATTATTGGTGGCTCCCAACTTACTGGATGTCCTGGTGGGGCATATTGGCAAGTGTCATAAGGTAATAATTTACCATTAATCTCTTTTAGTGTTTCTCCACAATGACCATGGTTATATAAATTTTCTGTTAATCTTAAATAATAATAAGGATCTAATGCTAAAAGATACATTCTTCCATGTTCATCAGAAAATAACTTTTTTAAAAACTCATTATCTCCAGCAAATTTCATATCAGCTGTCTGTGCTCTAAGTTGAAAGCTTAAGAGCATTAACACTATTAGAATAAATAACACTTTAATCCAAGACTTCTCATTGAAAAATTTTGATATATTTTCAATCATTCTTTTTCACCCAAATATACTTTACATTTCATTACTACAATCAATCCATTGTTATTTATAACCTTATGTATCTTTGGTAACACTCTATTTATATTTTCTTCCAAATCTACACACTCTATAACTATTGGAAGATTTATAGATAATCTAAATATATCCATCTGACTTATCCCCCTAACTCCATACCCTGCCACTCCTCTAAAAACAGTTGCTCCACTAATTCCTTCTTTTTTTAATAGCTTTAAGATATATTTATAAGCAGGTTCATCATTATATTTATCTCCTTCTTTTAAATAGATTCTCAATATCTTAGCTCTTAACATAACTTCACCTTATTAAGAGAATAGCTAAGGTTCTTCCTAAGAACACCATTATTAAACAGAGAGATACATTTAAGATAATATTTATAAAAGCTTTAAGAAATAATCCCTCATCAATCATATAAAATGTTTCATATGAAAATGTTGAAAAAGTTGTTAATGCTCCACAAAAACCTGTGCCTATTAGCAACTTATATTCCATTGGTATATCTAAAAATAAAGAAGAAAACATTAGAAATCCTATAATAAAACTACCTATCATATTTACTATTAATGTCCCTAAAGGTAAGAAATCATAGGGTATTAATCCAGAAATTAAATATCTTAAAACAGCTCCAATAAATCCTCCAATCCCAATTAACAAAATTTCCCTAATCATCTTCTCCCTTATATACACAAACAGTTAAATAAGAAAATTCATCATTTAGTATATCTTTTAATTTCATTTTTCTTATCCTCTCATTCTCATATGTCAAATTTTCTAAAATATATATCTCTAACTCTTCATTAACACCATTGCTTATTAAATATTTTATATCATCTTTTAAATTGTTTGGTAAGAAGATAACATTCTCATTATTTTTTAAATATTTTAAAAGTTTATCTCTATTCTTTGGTTTTCCATGTAATGTTAAAATATGATAATCTTCCCAAGATATTTTTAATTTAGCTGCAGCTATCTGGATGGAAGATATTCCTGGAATAATAGTAATGTTGTTAATACCAATAGATTTTAGAGTTTTTAATAATCCACTAAAACAGGGATCCCCTGTAGATAATATGGCTATTTCTTTATTTTTATATCTCTCTATAGCATTTTTTAAATCATCTTTTATATTTTTCCCTAATATTACTTTATTATTATGTTCAAAAATAGATAAAGCTCTCTTACTTCCAATTAACACATCAGCTTTTTTAATAATCTTTAATGCCTTTAATGTTATAAATTCTTTATCTCCTGGGCCAATACCTATTAAATATATCATTTCTCTTCCTCTTTTTTCTTTTTTATTTTCTCCTTATCTAATTGGAATTCTTCATTTATTTTGATAACTATATCAGCTATATTCTGTAAAGCTGTAGAGAATCCTGGTTCAGCTCCTATAACTATAACTTTTTTTCCTCTCTCTTTAGCTTTTCTTATAGCTGGTAAAAAATCAGCATCTCTTGTAACATAAGCAATAGTGTCAATATTTGGATTAAAAACTAGTTCTGTAGCATCGACGGCCATCTCTACATCAACATCCCCAGCAGATATTTTTGGCTCAAATCCTTGATTTATAACTGCCTCTATCAACTTATCAGATGCATACTGATTTAAATAAACCCTACCAATAATAATATCTCCAAATTCACTTAATAATTCTCTTATTTTATCTAAATCTATATTAAACTCCTTTCTTAACATATTTGGTCCATCTATTAACAAAGCTATTTTATGATGACCCCTTTTTCTCCTAGCTTTTTCATAAAGTTTATTTGTTAAACTCTCTAACTTTTTCCACATATCACCACCTAAAAAAGAATAGAAAATTAATTATACTTTTTTATGTTATAATTTTAATTATAAAAAATTTGGTGATTTTTATGAAATGCCCATACTGTGGTGGAGATTGTATAGATAAGGATATGGTTAATCTTTATTTAAAATCTGTAGAGATGTTCTTTAAATTTCAAAGTGATAATGAACTTGTTAAAAAATACCCTCCTGCTGGAGAAATAGGAGAATGTAAAAAGACTTTTAATAGGATTTATTTATGTCCTTATTGTAAAGAACCTTTTAAAGCTTATTATAATAATGGTAAAGCTAAGATAGTATGTCCAAATTGTAAAAAAACCCTTTTATTACCAATAACAAATAGAAGTGTGTGTTAAATATGAAATGTCTATCCATTTCAGGGAAATTGATAGCTTTAAATCTTTTTGGAAAAAGATATTGTAAAAAGATAATTAGAAAAAGAGATTTGAAAAGATATAAATTATACACAACTCCTGCTATAGCTGTTGATGGAATTGTTGTTAAAGATAATAAAATATTATTAATAAAAAGAAAAAATGACCCATTTAAAGGTTACTATGCTTTACCTGGTGGATTTGTTGAGTGTGGGGAAACTGTAGAAAATGCTATTATTAGAGAGGTTAGGGAAGAAACTGGATTGGAGGTTGAAGTAAAAAGATTATTTGGGGTATATTCTTCTCCAAATAGAGACCCAAGGGGACATGTAATATCAATAGTATTCATCTTAGAGATAGTAGGTGGAAAGTTAAAAGCTGGAGATGATGCTAAAGATGTTAAGTTTTTTGAATTAAACAATCTACCAAAATTAGCTTTTGATCATAATAATATATTAGAGGATTTTCTCTCTCATAAATTTTTATAAAATTTTATGAGTAAAATATTTATTAAATAGTTATTATCTTTTACTCATGAAAAAGCGTGTAGCTATAATATATCCAAATAAGTTTAAAGCTGGTATTTCATGTTTGGCAATTCATGTATTAGCTAAACATCTTTCAAAATATAATGATTTAGATGTAAAAGTTTTCTTCTTAGAAAATTATAAGATGATAAAAAATTATGATGCTATTTTTATAACCTTACAGTATGAGATGGATTATTTTAACGCTATAAGGATTATTAATGACTTAAGGAAAACCAACCCAAAAGCTGTATTTGCTGCAGGGGGTCCTTGTGTTATGGAAAACCCTTTCCCTCTCTTAAATTATTTTGATGTATTTATTATTGGAGAAATTGAGAAAACAGATATAATGTATAACATTATTTATCATAACTTTGATTTAGATGGAGTATTTTATAAGGGTAAAGATAAAGTTAGAAGAGTTTATCCAAAGAAATTAGATTTAGAAGATTATCCTATCTATCAACCTACATCTGAAAAGGGAGCATATGGAAAGGCATTTTTATTAGAGATAGGGAGAGGATGCCCAAGAAGATGTAAATTCTGTCTAGCTAGGGTTATATATTATCCACCAAGATTTAGAAAATTGGATGATCTTATATATTTAGCTGAAGAAGGTATTAAAGTAAATAAAGTGGAAAAAATAGCTTTAATAGCCCCTTCAGTAGGTGATTATAAATATATTGTTGAACTATGTAATTTTTTAAATGAGAAAGGTGTAAAGATTTCCCCATCTTCTTTAAGAGCTGATACTATTACAGAAGAACTCTTAAAGCTCTTAGATATAAAAACCCTCACTATAGCTCCAGAAGCAGGAAGTGAAGAATTGAGAAAGTTTATTAACAAAGATATATCTAATGAAGATATATTTAATGCTGTTGAATTGGCTAAAAAGTTTGGTATAGAGAAAGTGAAACTCTACTATCTAATAGGCTTACCAGGTGAAAAAGAAGAAGATATAAAAGCTATAGCAAGTTTAACTGAAAAAATAAAAAGAGAGATTAAGAGAGTTGAAGTTTCCATAAACCCATTTGTTCCAAAACCCCATACAGAGTTTGAAGATTTTATATTTGATATAGATAGTAAGAAAAAAATAAAATTATTAGAAAAGATGCTAAAGAAAATAAGAGTTAAAGTTAGTTATGAGAATTTTAATTCTATGCTTTGCCAAGCTGTGTTAGCTAAAGGTAATGAAAGTTTAGGGAAATATTTAGATGATTATCACAAATTCTTAAAAGTTATTAAAAAAGATATAAATTGTTATCTAAACCCAAAAGAAAAACCTTGGAAAAAAATATTAATTAGATAAAAAAGGTGAAATGATGCATATTTTAGATTTGGATGTATTTAATAGGGAAGATATAATAAAAATAATAGATTATGGATTTTACTTTAAAAAACACAGAAAGAGTCATGAAAAATTATTAAAAGATAAAAATATAGCAATGATATTTGAAAAACCTTCTACAAGAACAAGAATGAGCTTTGAAATAGCAATTAATGAATTGGGTGGGAATGCTATAGTTATGCATAGCAATGAAATTCATCTAAGAAAGAAAGAGAGTATAAAGGATACAGCTAAAGTGATGAGTAGATATGTTGATTGCATAATAGCAAGAGTTTATAAACACAGTGATTTGGTAGAGTTTTCAAAACACTCTTCAGTGCCTGTAATAAATGCTTTAAGTGATCTTGCACACCCATGTCAAGTTTTAGCAGATTTAATGACAATTAGGGAATATAAGGATTTTAATATTAAATTAGCATACTTAGGAGATGGTAATAATGTTTGTAACTCATTAATAATAGGTTCTGCTTTAATGGGAATTGATATTTGTGTAGCCACACCAAGAGGTTATGAACCAAATGCTTATGCTGTATTAAAAGCATTGGAGATTATAAAAGAGTATGGAGAAGGATCAATAACATTAACTAATGATCCTATAGAAGCTGTAAAAGATGCAGATGTGCTCTATACTGATGTTTGGGTAAGTATGGGTGATAATAAAAGTATGGAAGATGTGTTAAAAATTTTTCCAAAATATCAAATAAACAAAAAACTGCTAAGTTATGCTAAAGATAATGCTATTGTTATGCACTGTATGCCTATAAATAGAGGGTATGAAATGACTGATGATGTAGCAGATAGTGAAAGATCAGTTATTTATGATCAAGCTGAAAATAGACTACATGTCCAAAAGGGATTATTTAAGTTTTTATTTACTTCTCCATCTCATTAATTAAATTTAGTGTTAATGTGTCATTATATTTTAATGCAATATTTCTAATTTTCTCTATAATTTTTGGAGTTTTATTTGTCAGATTTTTTATCTCTTTACAATATAATAATATATCTTTATAATATTTTTCTAAAAACTTTTTATTAAACTTTGAAAGTTCATAAGCTAATAATCCCTTTAATATCTTGTCATCAGAATATAAAAATGCTGGATGAATCCATATGATAATAATATCTTCACCCTCATCTACAAAGTTCTCTAATTTATGTGAATCTACAAATACATCTAAATGTGCTGAAACCCTTTTACCTATTTTAACCTCATCTAATATATCTGATAGGATATCATTAACTTTATTATCAAATTCTGCAATAGCTTTATCCATCTCTTCCTCATCCATTTCTTTCCATTTTATCATTCTTTCTCTAAATTCAGCAGTTACATCATAAGAAGGGTATGTTATTGTATAGTCAGCTTCAAACTTATAATTTTTTGATTTTTTTGATGATAAGTTTATTATCATTAATCCATCTTCAAAGTGTTTTAGATTAATATTTTTTAATTTGTATTTTCTTTCTTCTACTTCAAAGTCTTCCAAATTCTCAAAATCTTCTAATGTTCTTATATAAACCTTTTCTCCATTTTTACCTTTTAAATAAAATCCTTTAAATTCTATATCAGCTAGATCACATCTAATTATGTCCTTTGAAAATTCATCTAAATTTTTATATATATCAAATAATAATTTCTTAGCTAGTTCCTTAGCTTTCATAATTAACCACCTTCTCTTAAATACCATCCCTTATCCTTTATATTTTTAACTATTTCTCCACTATAATAACCTATTCCTAAAAATTCTCTATTTTTATTAAAAACAGCTATTCTCCCATAACCTTTAATCTTTAAAATAGAGCTTTTAAAAATATCTCTTCCATATAAAAATAGAGTTTCCCCTTTCTCATTGACAATACAATAATTATTTATAATATTATCAGCTATTAATGTAAATCCTTCTAATGAAAGTCTAAATTTCCTTTTAATTTCTCCAAAATTATTTCCAATAAAAAATACTTCATTAAAAAGTTTTAAGTTCTTTAAAACATCAGTATTTGTATAACAAACAGTTACCCACTTTCCTTCTAAAGCTATTAAATTATTAAAATTAAATTTCTCTACAAATTCTTTACTACAGTATCTTTCCAACTCCTCTTTAATTAACTCTAATTCCTTCTTTTTTAAATTTCTATATATCATAATTTTACCTAAAAATAAAAAAAGATTATAAAGTTTTATACAACTTCTCTACTTTCTTCCTTTTTTTCTTTTTTATTTGTTGTAGATCTTCCATACTCTTCAGCTAATCTCTCATATAATTTCATATCCTCCTTACTTACAGATGGTTTTATTTTTTCAATAGCCTTTAAGAAATGTTCTTTTCTAACTTTAACATCTTTTGAAGTTAGTCTTAATCTTATACTCTCAATATCTTTTAGTATATTCTTAAACTCTTCTAATGTTGTGCTAAATCTTTGTAAGATATTCTGTGTTTCTTTAATAATTTCATCAACTTTCTCAGATGACACTTCTTTGTTTAATTCTAATAGAGTATTTTCTAACTTATAAATATTATCAATTGTCTCTTTTAATTTATTTATCATATCTCTTAAGTAGTTGGATAACTTTTTAGCTTCATCTTTTTCAGATGGTTTTAGCTCAGAGTTTTCAATTATTTTTATGAATCCTTCTATCTCATTCTCAACCTTATCTAATTTCTCCTTTAATGGTTTTAATACACTAACAATTTTTGTTACTGATGCTTTTAATTCTCTAAACTCTTCTTTATCTACTTTTTCTTTCTCTTTTGTAGATTTTATAACACTGTTTAACTCAACTGCTGTAATTCTAAATATTCCTGAAATAGATTGCATATACAATATTAAATCTTTTAAAGCTTTCTCTATTTCCCAAGGTTCTCCTAATTTCTCTCTTACTGCAAGCATTGCTGCTTCTCTACAAATAGCCTCTATATCAGCTCCTGTATACCCATCTGTTTTTTTGGCCAATTCTTCTAAATCTACATCTTCAGCTAAATTCAAGTTCTTAGTGTGTATTTTAAATATCTCAAATCTTGCTTTTTCATCTGGAGGTGGAACAAGAATCACTCTATCCAATCTTCCAGGTCTTAATAATGCAGGATCAATAATATCTGGCCTATTTGTTGCTGCTATGACTACAACATCCTTAGGCTCTTCCATTCCATCTAACTCTGTTAATAATTGATTAACTACTTTATCAGTAACCCCAGTACTTATATCTCTACCTCTTTTTGGAGCAATAGCATCTATCTCATCAAAGAATATGATACATGGAGCATTTTGTCTTGCTTTTTTGAATATCTCTCTTATAGCCTTTTCACTTTCTCCTACCCATTTACTGAAGATCTCTGGACCTTTAACAGATATAAAGTTAGCTCCAGCTTCATTAGCTACTGCTTTAGCTAATAATGTCTTCCCTGTCCCTGGTGGACCAAATAGTAAAACACCTTTTGGAGGCCTTACTCCAATTTTATCAAATACTTCTTTAGCTTTAATTGGCCACTCTACAGCTTCTCTTAATTCCTGTTTAACTTCTTCAAGTCCTCCAATGTCTTCCCACTTAACATTTGGAATATCAACTAAAACTTCTCTCATTGCTGATGGTTCTATATCTTTTAGAGCCTCTTTGAAATCATCCATTGTAACTTTTAAATTATCCAATATTTCTTTTGGAATTTCTTCAGCCTCTAAATCTATATCTGGTAGAACTCTTCTTAAAGCCCTCATTGCAGCTTCTTTACATAGTGCAGCAAGGTCAGCTCCAACAAATCCATGTGTAACATCAGCTAAATAATCAAGATCTACATCTTCAGCTAATGGCATGTTTCTAGTGTGTATTTGTAATATCTCTTTTCTACCTTCCCTATCAGGGACTCCTATATATATCTCTCTATCAAACCTTCCAGGTCTTCTTAAAGCTGGATCTATAGCATCTGGTCTATTTGTAGCCCCAATAACAATAACTTGTCCTCTTCCTTTTAATCCATCCATTAAGGTTAATAACTGAGCAACCAACCTTCTCTCAACTTCTCCAGTAACTTCATCTCTTTTTGGAGCAATAGCATCTATCTCATCAATGAATATTATAGATGGTGCATTTTCTTCAGCTTCTTCAAATATCTTTCTTAAATTCTCTTCAGTCTCTCCAACATATTTACTCATAATTTCTGGTCCATTGATAACATAGAAGTTAGCTCCAGCTTCATTAGCTACTGCTTTAGCTAATAATGTCTTCCCTGTCCCTGGTGGACCAATAAGGAGTACTCCTTTTGGAGGCTCTATACCCAATTTTTCAAATAACTCTGGATGTCTCATTGGTAGTTCTATCATTTCTCTAACTTTTCTGATCTCTTCTTTCAACCCTCCAATATCTTCATATGTAACATCAGGTATTTTTGATTCAGCTATTTCTTTAACTGGCTCTTCTTTTAGCTCAACATCTGTAAATTCTGTTATTCTAACAGGCCCTTTAGGGATGGTGCTTACAACAACAAATGATAAAGCTGTTCCTAATACCCCAATAGTTACTTTAGAACCTTTGTTTAATACTTGACCCAATATTTTTCTTTTGATAAAATCCTCAAATCCAGGACCAAATCTAATTGGTTGTGTCGGAGCTAAAACAATTTTCTTAGCTTCTTTTATTTCAACTTTCTTAACCTTAACCTTATCTCCAATAGCTACTCCAGCATTCTGTCTTAAGTAACCATCAATTCTAATTACTTTTTTTCCAGCATCTTCTAAAAATCCTCTATATACAATAGCATAAGCTTTTCCTTTTGGACCTTCTATTTCTATAACATCTCCTGGTTTTAATCCAAGCTCTTCCATTGTGTATGGATCAATTCTAGCAATTCCTCTTCCGACATCTCCTTGATAAGCTTCAGCAACCTTTAACTCCATGTAATTCACCATATATTTATTTTTTGTAAAATTTATGTCTTTGAAGTTCTATATATAATTTATGGTTTTGTGATAATTATATTCACAATTCTAATATGTGGAAGAGATAAACTCTTGTAAATCCACAATGTCTACATCTAACTATTAGTTTACTTTCTGTAACCACTATATCTTGTATAGCTTCATTTTTACAGTTGAAACATACAGCCTTTTTTTCTAAGAACCAAGGTTCATATTTATGCTCTTTTTCTCTTTCTTCATTAATTATTTTTTCATCTTCTATTCCAACTCTCCTTATAATGTAATATCTTTTAGCTCCACAATTTGAACAAGTTATAAATGCTTGGTTAGGGAATATTTCAATAATCTGATCTACCTCTTTACCACAATTAAAACACTTGACCTTATATGTTAATTTCCAGTTCTCCATAAATCCACCTAATAATTATTATTAATTTTAAGATATATAAATTTTAATAAAAAAGAGGGGAGAGTTTGAGAGTAGAAATTATTTTCCTATCTTCTGGAGGAGGTAGATGGGCAACAATAACTCAGAAAAAAGCCACGGGTGGTTTTAGAATACACACTGAAAAATTAAAAATGCACATAGATCCTGGGCCTGGAGCAGTGGTTAGGATGAGTCAAATAAAAATAAATCCTTGGAATACAAATACCCTATTTATTTCTCACTGTCATCCTGATCATTATACAGATGGGGAAATAATTGTTGAAGCTATAACATATGGGATGACAAAGAAGAGGGGTGTATTTATTGGAAGTCTAACAGCTGTTGAAGGTTTTGGAGAGTATGAGAGAGTAATTTCTAACTATCATAAATCAAAGTTAGAGCTTGCTAAACCACTATATCCTGGAGAAGAGATAAAAATTTATGATTGTAAAATAAAAGCTACACACACTAAACATGGAGATCCTTTTGGTATAGGATTTAGATTAGAAACTGTATTTGGAGAGATTGGATATACATCAGATACTGAATTTTTTCCTAAGTTAATAGAGGATTTTGATGGGGTTAGAATATTAATAGCAAATATAGTTAGAGAAAAAAATAAAAAAGTAAGAGGACATTTAAATTCCAATAATGCAATAGATTTAATAAACTCTATGAGCAAAAAACCTGAATTATTAATAATGAACCATATGGGTTTGAATATGAAAAATCCAAAAAAAGAAGCTGAATATATATCTGAAAATACTGGAATAGATGTTATACCTGCTGAATTAGGGTTAAAGATAGAGCTATTGAATGGAAAATATATTTATAAACTTAAAAAGGTGAAAATTTGAAGGAAGAACTTATTAGATTATTAAAAAGTGAAGGATGTATTAAATTTGGTGATTTTATTTTATCCTCTGGTAAGAGAAGTAATTATTATGTTGACATAAAAAAAGCAATCTCTAATCCAAAAATATTAAAGATTATAGGGAAAATGATTGCTGAAAAAATAGAGGATGAAAAAGTTGCTGGTATTGAGCTTGGTTCTGTACCAATAGCTACAGCAGTTTCATTGTATGCAGAAAAACCCCTTATTATCATTAGAAAAAAACCTAAAGATTATGGAACTAAGAGTAAGATAGAGGGTCATGTAGAGAAGGGAGATAAGGTTGTTATTGTTGAAGATGTAACAACAACAGGAAATAGTGTTTTAAAAGCTGTTAAGGAGTTAAGAAATGCAGGAGCTATTGTTGAGAAAGTTTTTGTTGTTGTTGATAGAAATGAGGGAGCAAAAGAAAATTTGAAAAAAGAGGGGGTTGAGCTCATACCATTAATAACTGTAGAGGAGCTCTATGATAAGCAGAAGAATAATATTTAAAGAAACAAATATGTTAATAAAAACAGAGAACTATTTAAATATTAAGTTAGCTGAATTTATTATAAGAAAGTGTAGATTTGAGTTAGAAAATTATATTAAAACTCATCCAGAATTTCTTTATTCATTAGAACCTATAGATGTTGAGGGAAAAGGGATTATAAAATTAATGAGCATAGCTGGAAAAATAGCTAATGTTGGGCCTATGGCAAGTGTTGCGGGGGCTATAGCTGAGATGGTAGTTAAAAATACATTTGGAGACATTATAGCTGATAATGGAGGAGATATTTGTTTAAGGGCAAGGAGAGATATTAATGTTGGTTTATATTCTGGTCTCTCAAAGTTATCTGGTGAAATAGGATTTAAATTAAAAAAAGAAATGATAAAAAATATTTATGGGATAGCCACATCTTCAGCTACTGTTGGACATTCAATTAGCTTTGGTAATGCTGATTCTGTAACTGTTTTTGCTAAAAGTTCAGCAATTGCCGATGCAGCAGCTACAGCTAT from Methanocaldococcus villosus KIN24-T80 includes these protein-coding regions:
- the argF gene encoding ornithine carbamoyltransferase, whose product is MHILDLDVFNREDIIKIIDYGFYFKKHRKSHEKLLKDKNIAMIFEKPSTRTRMSFEIAINELGGNAIVMHSNEIHLRKKESIKDTAKVMSRYVDCIIARVYKHSDLVEFSKHSSVPVINALSDLAHPCQVLADLMTIREYKDFNIKLAYLGDGNNVCNSLIIGSALMGIDICVATPRGYEPNAYAVLKALEIIKEYGEGSITLTNDPIEAVKDADVLYTDVWVSMGDNKSMEDVLKIFPKYQINKKLLSYAKDNAIVMHCMPINRGYEMTDDVADSERSVIYDQAENRLHVQKGLFKFLFTSPSH
- a CDS encoding cobalt-precorrin-7 (C(5))-methyltransferase produces the protein MIYLIGIGPGDKEFITLKALKIIKKADVLIGSKRALSIFEHNNKVILGKNIKDDLKNAIERYKNKEIAILSTGDPCFSGLLKTLKSIGINNITIIPGISSIQIAAAKLKISWEDYHILTLHGKPKNRDKLLKYLKNNENVIFLPNNLKDDIKYLISNGVNEELEIYILENLTYENERIRKMKLKDILNDEFSYLTVCVYKGEDD
- a CDS encoding STT3 domain-containing protein is translated as MIENISKFFNEKSWIKVLFILIVLMLLSFQLRAQTADMKFAGDNEFLKKLFSDEHGRMYLLALDPYYYLRLTENLYNHGHCGETLKEINGKLLPYDTCQYAPPGHPVSWEPPIICLTNLALYYIWHSIDNTVSIMNAAFWVPAVLSMLLPIPIFFIIRRVTNSYIGSAVGAIALITAPSLLYKTCAGFADTPIFEVLPILYIVWFILEALHYQDKTEIFNRNFKNIFSLFVIVSLIVEAILGAYLNISEGEITVFATEIFYMLSFMLLLFGIVIIIIKKIRNETIPFEIFLTLAIITTALAPKMWGGWWYGFDVIMIFFIIYLIAIKIFERYDFRFILTGNFKNVLYMTAFYIFGSLILLGIIYGANMILSPFLSPVGYQQVLSTYQLSTGWPNVYTTVAELEKPESWEEIFTASVGSPLLAIFGILGIIFSFISLRYGSLKIDIKYSLLLSLWLVVTLYASTKGIRFASLSTPPLVIGFGIFVGQLIRVLERKDILILYTLGSLSIIIGIIGIIKNYNKIYEIVVPSLYVPIAEYTLLIGLLVLFIYKLSDIYNSIRENRELIYKIASILLCLGIVIPQLSAVIPFSEPPTFNNGWKESLDWIKNNTPENAVITCWWDNGHIYTWATRKMVTFDGGSQNSPRAYWVGRAFATSNEELAVGILRMLATSGDEAFKKGSVLMNKTHNNVSKTVEILNEILPLNRSAAYKILTEKYGLTDKEAKEVLNATHPEHPNPDYLITYNRMTDIASVWSMFGFWNFSLPPNTSNDVREKGWFLKLRAKGIKINNSLDIVVILKKTVKYSIANIIEIKGENISTNNVLVDSTGRILKIEKPLIHRLIIYDKNNKKYYNKVINESANTSLIVRIDNNMVYAWLSSKNLEDSIYAKLHFLDGYGLKHIKLVKASIDPTSYGVQPGFKVYKVDYGNYLN
- a CDS encoding DUF190 domain-containing protein; amino-acid sequence: MLRAKILRIYLKEGDKYNDEPAYKYILKLLKKEGISGATVFRGVAGYGVRGISQMDIFRLSINLPIVIECVDLEENINRVLPKIHKVINNNGLIVVMKCKVYLGEKE
- a CDS encoding TIGR00288 family NYN domain-containing protein encodes the protein MWKKLESLTNKLYEKARRKRGHHKIALLIDGPNMLRKEFNIDLDKIRELLSEFGDIIIGRVYLNQYASDKLIEAVINQGFEPKISAGDVDVEMAVDATELVFNPNIDTIAYVTRDADFLPAIRKAKERGKKVIVIGAEPGFSTALQNIADIVIKINEEFQLDKEKIKKKKEEEK
- the crcB gene encoding fluoride efflux transporter CrcB — protein: MIREILLIGIGGFIGAVLRYLISGLIPYDFLPLGTLIVNMIGSFIIGFLMFSSLFLDIPMEYKLLIGTGFCGALTTFSTFSYETFYMIDEGLFLKAFINIILNVSLCLIMVFLGRTLAILLIR
- a CDS encoding B12-binding domain-containing radical SAM protein — its product is MKKRVAIIYPNKFKAGISCLAIHVLAKHLSKYNDLDVKVFFLENYKMIKNYDAIFITLQYEMDYFNAIRIINDLRKTNPKAVFAAGGPCVMENPFPLLNYFDVFIIGEIEKTDIMYNIIYHNFDLDGVFYKGKDKVRRVYPKKLDLEDYPIYQPTSEKGAYGKAFLLEIGRGCPRRCKFCLARVIYYPPRFRKLDDLIYLAEEGIKVNKVEKIALIAPSVGDYKYIVELCNFLNEKGVKISPSSLRADTITEELLKLLDIKTLTIAPEAGSEELRKFINKDISNEDIFNAVELAKKFGIEKVKLYYLIGLPGEKEEDIKAIASLTEKIKREIKRVEVSINPFVPKPHTEFEDFIFDIDSKKKIKLLEKMLKKIRVKVSYENFNSMLCQAVLAKGNESLGKYLDDYHKFLKVIKKDINCYLNPKEKPWKKILIR
- a CDS encoding NUDIX domain-containing protein — translated: MKCLSISGKLIALNLFGKRYCKKIIRKRDLKRYKLYTTPAIAVDGIVVKDNKILLIKRKNDPFKGYYALPGGFVECGETVENAIIREVREETGLEVEVKRLFGVYSSPNRDPRGHVISIVFILEIVGGKLKAGDDAKDVKFFELNNLPKLAFDHNNILEDFLSHKFL